In the genome of Actinomycetota bacterium, the window AGCCACGGTGGCGTGGCAAATTTTTTCTCCCTCATAGCTTTCACGAAGGTCCAGGTGGGCATCGAACTCGATCACGAAGAGTGGGGAAAAGCTTTTCCTTAAAGCCCGTACGGCACCCAAGGTCAGAGTATGCTCACCACCAATGATTACCGTAAAAGCCTTTTCCCTGGCTCGAATTAGTTCTTCTTTGATCCTTTCTAGGGATATTTCCATGGAATCCTCCATTTTTATATCCCCCCAGTCGCAGAGGACGATGTCCTGTAAATCCTTTCTCAATGTGGGACTAAAGGTTTCCAGGCTTTCGGAGGCTTTTCTTATTCGCTCTGGGGCAAGTTTTGTTCCGGAACGAAAGCTCTCGGTTTTATCCAGAGGTGCTCCAAGGATTATCGCGTCTGGATTGAGGTTATCCTGGGAGGCCAAGAACTTATCTCTATAGGGCGGTTTCAAAGGAAGTATCCTCCTCTAAAATCCCTTGGATAAACTTGGGAAGAATGAAGCACGCGGTATGGATTTCCGGGGTGTAATAGCGCGTTGAAATGTTGGAGGATATCAATCTTTCCTTGACCTTTTCAGGGGGGACGGCGGCGGGATCCCATTTTTTAGAGGCTATGGTAAAACTCCATAAGACGCCGGGATAGGTGGGGACAAAGGCAAGGTAAACCCGCACGGTGGGAAAGACCTGCTTTAATCCATTATATACGTTACGAAGCTCTTCCATTTGAAAGGTTGGGGAACCACTCTGAGTGACACAGATTCCATTCTTTGAGAGGATGTTATGGGCGGCACGGTAAAACCCCTCTGTGAATAGAGCCTTTGCTGGTCCTATGGGATCGGTGGAATCTACGATGAGGACATCGAATTTTTCCCGGGAATTCCCGACAAATTTCGCCCCGTCGTCAAAGATGATCTTGACCCTTTTATCCAGGAATGCGTCACCATTTATAGATGGAAGAAATTTTCGACACGCCTTTACGACCTCTTCATCCAGCTCGACCAGGACGATATCCTCCACGGGATGTTCGAGCACTCGTCTTAAGGCGCCTCCATCTCCTCCCCCAATGATGAGAATCCTCCTCGGTTTGGTGTGAGAAAGCAGGGGAACGTGGACGAGCATCTCGTGATAGATGAATTCATCTTTCTCACTGGTTTGAACTGCCCCGTTCAGAACGAGCATCCTTCCGAATTCCAAGGTATCCACGATCTCGATCCTTTGGAAGGCGGTCTCTTTTTTGAAGGAAATAGCTCTCACTTTATAGCGGTGTTCAAAACCCGACGAGCCCGGCTCGGTAAACCAGTCGTCAGTCACGAAG includes:
- the speB gene encoding agmatinase, with product MKPPYRDKFLASQDNLNPDAIILGAPLDKTESFRSGTKLAPERIRKASESLETFSPTLRKDLQDIVLCDWGDIKMEDSMEISLERIKEELIRAREKAFTVIIGGEHTLTLGAVRALRKSFSPLFVIEFDAHLDLRESYEGEKICHATVAKRILEEIGGSFLIQLGVRSGTREEYEISKKCLLSTPEISIPSQLHDKIGDSAVYISIDVDVLDPSCAPGTSNPDPGGYDFKELLLSLYELKFLNVVSMDVVEVSPPFDGGDITSIAAAKLIRESILLFTNHLA
- the speE gene encoding polyamine aminopropyltransferase, whose translation is MTDDWFTEPGSSGFEHRYKVRAISFKKETAFQRIEIVDTLEFGRMLVLNGAVQTSEKDEFIYHEMLVHVPLLSHTKPRRILIIGGGDGGALRRVLEHPVEDIVLVELDEEVVKACRKFLPSINGDAFLDKRVKIIFDDGAKFVGNSREKFDVLIVDSTDPIGPAKALFTEGFYRAAHNILSKNGICVTQSGSPTFQMEELRNVYNGLKQVFPTVRVYLAFVPTYPGVLWSFTIASKKWDPAAVPPEKVKERLISSNISTRYYTPEIHTACFILPKFIQGILEEDTSFETAL